Proteins encoded together in one Monomorium pharaonis isolate MP-MQ-018 chromosome 8, ASM1337386v2, whole genome shotgun sequence window:
- the LOC105839158 gene encoding synaptotagmin-4 produces the protein MVGGVTEGGPLIRPVESVSTATLVTLCIGAAFLLCVVAMTWWLCRRRREHTKLSSDKSLAFRPPHRKPTAVKSPGSTSHYLKKSPSPTGPAKSPPGSGGQTPSPTGSQSSNPASQARTPQGAGTPVQTPVEVAVSIENERDKAELENNEKVEREKSQTVENDKDNLGQLVFKLRYRSEQNALAVTVVKCKGLPARGQQNATCDPYVKLQLLPDKQHHVKTRVLRNTRDPVYDEDFTFFGISQSQLQKISLHFIVLSFDRYSRDDIIGELTCALSSVPGLEDADNQEISLCRKIYPRSLKIQSQGRGELLVSLCWQPVTSRLTVVVLKARNLPKMDVTGLADPYVKIYLLYNQQRIAKKKTHVKKRTLSPVFNESFVFDIPNGADGLNNVSLEFMLLDWDRVTKNEVIGRLEFGGPKCQGSAVNHWKEVCSSPRRQIADWHKLRE, from the exons ATGGTCGGCGGTGTGACAGAGGGTGGACCTCTCATTCGACCTGTCGAGTCCG TCTCGACGGCAACGTTAGTGACGCTATGCATTGGTGCCGCTTTCCTGTTATGCGTTGTTGCGATGACCTGGTGGCTCTGCCGACGGCGTCGCGAACACACCAAGCTAAGTTCCGACAAGTCTCTGGCATTCAGGCCGCCGCATCGGAAGCCAACAGCAGTTAAGAGCCCCGGCAGCACGAGCCACTATTTAAAGAAGAGTCCATCGCCGACGGGACCGGCTAAAAGCCCGCCTGGTTCTGGTGGACAAACACCTAGCCCAACAGGATCACAGTCTTCAAACCCTGCGTCTCAAGCCAGAACACCGCAAGGTGCAG GTACGCCAGTACAAACGCCCGTTGAAGTCGCTGTGAGTATAGAAAACGAGCGCGACAAGGCTGAGTTGGAGAATAATGAGAAAGTTGAGCGCGAAAAGAGCCAAACAGTTGAAAATGACAAGGATAATTTAGGTCAGCTGGTTTTTAAATTGCGATACCGAAGTGAACAAAACGCACTCGCAGTCACCGTAGTGAAATGCAAAGGGCTACCAGCCAGAGGTCAACAGAACGCCACTTGTGATCCTTACGTAAAGTTGCAATTGTTGCCTGATAAACAACATCATGTAAAAACTAGAGTCCTCAGAAATACTAGGGATCCAGTGTACGATGAGGATTTTACATTCTTCGGTATATCGCAGAGTCAGCTTCAG aaaattagTTTACACTTCATCGTGCTGAGTTTCGACAGATACTCGCGTGACGACATCATTGGAGAATTGACGTGTGCTTTATCATCAGTGCCCGGTTTAGAGGACGCGGACAATCAGGAAATATCTCTCTGTCGAAAAATATATCCTAGGAGTTTAAAG atacagtcGCAAGGGAGAGGAGAACTGTTAGTCTCTCTTTGCTGGCAACCTGTTACTAGTCGACTGACAGTAGTAGTATTAAAAGCACGAAACCTACCAAAAATGGACGTAACTGGGCTCGCTGACCCATATGTAAAGATTTATCTTCTGTACAACCAGCAACGTATCGCTAAGAAGAAAACACACGTAAAGAAACGTACGCTCAGTCCGGTATTTAATGAGTCCTTTGTCTTCGATATACCAAATGGTGCAGATGGACTCAACAATGTCAGCCTTGAATTCATGTTATTGGATTGGGATAGAGTAACGAAAAACGAG gtAATCGGCCGGCTAGAATTTGGTGGACCAAAATGTCAAGGCTCCGCTGTGAACCATTGGAAAGAAGTATGTAGCTCACCGCGACGACAGATAGCCGATTGGCATAAACTGCGGGAGTAA